Within the Candidatus Hydrogenedentota bacterium genome, the region GGTTGCAGATCGACCCCGGACTCTGGCGGCGTTTCATCAAACCCCGATGGCGCGAGGTGCTCGACGCCGTTCGAAGCCAATACCCGAACCGCATATTCTTCCTGCACAGTTGCGGCAAGATCGACGACATCGTCCCCGACATTGTCGAGCTGGGCTTCCATATCCTTCATCCCGTGCAGCCCGAGTGCATGGACTTCCGGAAAATGCGGCGAGCATACGGCCGCGACATCGTCCTGTGCGCCACGATTAGCGCTCAGAACCTGTTGCCGTTCGGCACGCCCGATGACATCCGGAGATGGGTCCGCGCCACGAAACAGGTCTGCGCGGAGGACAACTGCGCGCTCTTGTGTCCATCGAACCTGATCCAGCCGGAAACGCCGTGGGAGAACATCGTCGCGTTTGCGGAGGAGGCGCGGGGCGCCAGCGGATGCAACGGTTGAAAATCACACCTGCGCGAACTTGCGGGTGAACTCCGCGTTCATGGCGACTTCGTCGTGAAACTCCGGGAACATTCCCACGATGACGGCGTCGGTTTTCTTGATGTTCTCGAACGCCCAGCGGAACGCCTCGCCTACCGACCCCTGCGTGTCGCCCCGGCGACCCGCCGCGAGGATCTTGAACAGCAGACACGGTTTCTCGATTTCACGGATGACGGCGGCCATGCGGGGCGGGTCGGATTCAACGAACGGCATGCCGAACGTGACCTGGCCGAGTTCATTCTGCATTTCTTCGCGGGTCCGTGTGACGTAATGTGCGCAGCACATGAAGAAGTCGTTCTCCCACCCCTCGTCAGCGATGCGCTTGATATTGGCCGGATTGTGGGCCGAGACGCCAGCCATGGCGCCTGCATCGTGCACCTGCTTCACGAAATCGTGCACCTTTTCGGCCTGCCCCGACCGAAACAGCGAATCCGTTACTCCGCCGTGATGGGCAATGGCGATCGCTTTGAGCTCCATGACGCGCGACAAAGGCGCTATACCGGGGTTCGAGGAGTGCAGGCAGATAAACTGGAGCTTGGATCCGCCGCTCCACAGGATCTCAAGGGCCTTCTCGGTCTTCTCGGTGACATCGAACTGGAACGTGTTGATCCCCTGCGCCTCAGAGTGTCTGAGGAGGTCGACCGTCCGCTCGACCGTAAAGTACTCGCGCATATGAGCGGACAGGTTGCTTGTGGCATGGGAATACCCCCCTATGGGGTTGTATCCCGTAATGAGCCGCGTGACCGCGTACTTGCCGAACGGGATCGTGGGCAGGAGCTCAGCGGGTTTCGTGGCGGCGTCCTGGGCGTGTGCGGCGCCGGCTGCCGCAGCCACGGCCGCGGTGGCTAAACCCGCATGCCCAATGAAATCTCTGCGATTCACGCGAAGCTGGCCGTGTTCTTCGTCCATGTCCCCCTCCTTTTCGCGAAACTGCGCAGTCATCTTAACACCGTCACTCCGGCGCGGCAAGGCAGAGAAGAGAACCATGCCTCGCTCATGTGAGGGCCGGATGGAGGCTGTTCAGTGAAAGCGCGTCATCTGGGGGTTGTGGCAAAATGCTCCTGCACGCACGACACGAAGCGCTCAGGCTCGTCGGTGGCATACCAGCGTATACCGAGATTCAGCAGGCCAGAGAGGCTCGAACAATCGAACGCAAACGGGAGCACCTCCAAGTCGACGTTCTTCTCCCGCGCTACCATCAACGCTTCCCGAAGAAAATCCTCGCTCATGAGATACCGGACGCCCCCCTCGGCGTCCGGAGCGGTGTGCAGGTGCAATTGCACCTGGTTCAGCCCATCAAAACCGTCCGCGGCCGCTTTTCGGAATGTTTCCTGAATCTCGGGCACTTCGCCGCCGATCCATAACATCGTGCGCAATCCCGGGACGGCCTCCCGCATCTTCCGGCACGACTCCGCCTTGTTGTGTGAAAAAATCACGCGGTTAGCCACACGGTATTTCCCGATAAGCACACCTAGGTCATCCAGGCTGACATTCTTCAGGTCGAGATAGATCTGTGCGCTTTTCCGGCGCGCCATCTCCTGGAAGACTTCCTCAAGACTCGGGACCTTTTCGCCGGCGTACTTGGCGTCAAACCAGCGGCCGGCGTCCCATTGGCGGATCTCCTCGAAGGTGAGCCGGGAAACAGGGATTTCCTGATTGGTCCGGGCATCGGTGGTGCGCTTGAGGGTATCGTCATGAAGGCAGATGATCACATTGTCGGCAGTGGCGCAAATATCCACTTCAGGAATTGCGCCCAAATCCCAGGCATGCCGATACGCGGCCAAAGTGTTTTCAGGCACTTCCTTGAGGCCTCCACGGTGCGCTTGAAATTGCACTGTATTCGCGCCCGTGCCCAGAGCGCCCATACCCAATAACGCGGCAATGCCACACAAAACACCCATCGTGATACTCCTCTCCATGCGGTCGTGGATCTGCCACGACCAGCATGAGTCACCCCTGCAATAGCCCGGAGCGCGATTCTAGCACACAATGAGCCCCCAGGACCTCGCAGCATACTCCCCAATCCCAGAGTGCGCGCCGGCGAAACGGGGATACAGCGCCATGCGATTCGCAGACCCCGTTGAGCCGGGATTCTCCGGCGCCAAGGGCGCGAAACGCACTCACGGGTTACGGTGTCCCCCTTTTCAGCGCCATCGGCGCGAAACGCACTCACGGGTTACGATGCCTCCTCTTCAGCGCCAAGGGCGCGAAACGTACCCCCGGGTCGCGATGCCCCCCTCTTCAGCGCCATCGGCGCGAAATGTACCCCCGGGTTAGGGTGTCCCCCTCTTCAGCGCCAACGGCGCGAAATGTCCCCCCGGGTTAGGGTGCCCCCCTTTTCAGCGCCAACGGCGCGAAACATACCAGCCTGGCCTGAAGGGCCAGGAAAAGGGCACCAAACAAAAGGGAAGGGCTGAAAGCCCGAAACAACGTCATCCCACAATCCGTCAACTTTGCCGTCCTCCGCCCCCTCTTTGCGTCCAGGAACCGCCGGGCGTGCCGGACCGCGAATCCGGTTTGCGGAACCGCGGATATCATCCCGCATCCATCTCCCGGAACCTGAAATGCAAATATTCCCGCGCCCGTTTGGACGATGTGCGGGGCTTTCAGCCCGCGTGAAATGGCATGGGAAGAATCCCACGACTCGCTGCTTGCGCATTTTCGGCCCCGTATGCGAAACTCCTGCTGCCGGACGAAACGGAGGCTGATTGTGAGGATGAACAGGCCGTCACAGATCCTGCGAAGGGGCGCAATCGAACTCTTGTGGGCGCGCTCTCGCAAGACCTTGGCAACCATGTTATGAGTGGGCGCGCTTCGAACAGACTATCATCCCATAAACCGCTTCGCGCGGCATGGCGCGCGTTGCCGGCGGGTATCTGGGCGCTGGGATTCGGCTCGCTGTTCATGGACGCCTCCTCAGAGATGATCCACAGCCTCTTGCCGGTATTCATGGTCACCACCTTGGGCGCGTCCATGGTGACTGTCGGGATAAT harbors:
- a CDS encoding twin-arginine translocation signal domain-containing protein; protein product: MDEEHGQLRVNRRDFIGHAGLATAAVAAAAGAAHAQDAATKPAELLPTIPFGKYAVTRLITGYNPIGGYSHATSNLSAHMREYFTVERTVDLLRHSEAQGINTFQFDVTEKTEKALEILWSGGSKLQFICLHSSNPGIAPLSRVMELKAIAIAHHGGVTDSLFRSGQAEKVHDFVKQVHDAGAMAGVSAHNPANIKRIADEGWENDFFMCCAHYVTRTREEMQNELGQVTFGMPFVESDPPRMAAVIREIEKPCLLFKILAAGRRGDTQGSVGEAFRWAFENIKKTDAVIVGMFPEFHDEVAMNAEFTRKFAQV
- a CDS encoding glycerophosphodiester phosphodiesterase family protein codes for the protein MGVLCGIAALLGMGALGTGANTVQFQAHRGGLKEVPENTLAAYRHAWDLGAIPEVDICATADNVIICLHDDTLKRTTDARTNQEIPVSRLTFEEIRQWDAGRWFDAKYAGEKVPSLEEVFQEMARRKSAQIYLDLKNVSLDDLGVLIGKYRVANRVIFSHNKAESCRKMREAVPGLRTMLWIGGEVPEIQETFRKAAADGFDGLNQVQLHLHTAPDAEGGVRYLMSEDFLREALMVAREKNVDLEVLPFAFDCSSLSGLLNLGIRWYATDEPERFVSCVQEHFATTPR